A genomic window from endosymbiont of Galathealinum brachiosum includes:
- a CDS encoding thiol reductase thioredoxin has product MSEACHIVCPACSAINRIPTSRLRETPKCGKCHKPLFSAHPVELTTASFNRHVSRNDIPVLVDFWAPWCGPCKMMAPAFQQAAAELEPLVRLAKLNTENEQQIGAQFNIRSIPTLALFKNGKEIARQPGAMSKEDIVRWVQTHI; this is encoded by the coding sequence ATGAGTGAAGCATGTCATATAGTGTGCCCAGCATGCTCAGCGATTAATCGCATACCAACATCACGCCTTCGTGAAACCCCTAAATGTGGAAAATGCCACAAACCACTATTCAGTGCTCATCCGGTAGAGTTAACTACAGCAAGTTTTAACAGGCATGTTAGTCGAAATGATATTCCTGTACTGGTTGATTTCTGGGCTCCCTGGTGTGGTCCATGTAAAATGATGGCCCCGGCTTTTCAACAGGCGGCTGCTGAATTAGAACCGCTAGTACGTCTGGCTAAACTAAATACTGAGAACGAGCAACAAATTGGGGCACAATTTAACATTCGCAGCATTCCCACTCTGGCATTATTTAAAAATGGAAAAGAAATAGCCCGTCAACCCGGTGCAATGAGCAAGGAAGATATTGTACGCTGGGTACAGACGCATATATAA